In a genomic window of Flavobacterium crassostreae:
- a CDS encoding bifunctional 5,10-methylenetetrahydrofolate dehydrogenase/5,10-methenyltetrahydrofolate cyclohydrolase: MQLLDGKKTAEDIKAEIAIEVQKMITNAEKVPHLAAVIVGNDGASLTYVGSKVKACQRVGFESTLVKMPSTTSETELLKKIKELNEDNAIDGFIVQLPLPVQIDEQKVLMAIDPSKDVDGFHPENFGKMALDMTTFIPATPFGILELLERYGVETQGKHTVVIGRSHIVGRPMSILMGRKGFPGNSTVTLTHSYTKNIAQITTQADIIITALGVPNYLKAEMVKDGAVVIDVGITRVSDDTKEKGYRITGDVDFDNVSKKASFITPVPGGVGPMTIAMLMKNTLLAREMKRDKN, translated from the coding sequence ATGCAACTACTAGACGGAAAAAAAACAGCAGAAGACATTAAGGCTGAAATTGCAATCGAAGTGCAAAAAATGATTACAAACGCAGAGAAGGTACCGCATCTTGCAGCAGTTATTGTAGGTAATGATGGAGCAAGCCTTACTTATGTAGGTAGCAAGGTAAAAGCATGCCAAAGAGTAGGTTTTGAATCTACTTTAGTCAAAATGCCTAGTACCACCTCAGAAACAGAGTTGCTAAAAAAAATAAAAGAACTAAACGAAGACAATGCCATTGATGGGTTTATTGTCCAGCTGCCCTTGCCAGTGCAAATTGATGAGCAAAAAGTACTGATGGCTATTGATCCAAGTAAGGATGTAGATGGGTTCCATCCGGAGAATTTTGGAAAAATGGCACTAGATATGACAACTTTTATCCCAGCAACCCCTTTTGGAATATTAGAATTATTAGAACGCTATGGTGTAGAGACACAAGGAAAGCATACCGTAGTGATTGGGCGGAGCCATATTGTGGGCCGTCCGATGAGTATTTTGATGGGTAGAAAAGGATTTCCTGGAAATTCTACCGTTACTTTGACTCATAGTTATACCAAAAACATTGCACAAATTACTACGCAAGCAGATATTATTATTACCGCACTTGGAGTGCCTAATTATCTTAAAGCAGAGATGGTCAAAGATGGCGCAGTGGTTATTGATGTAGGGATTACTAGGGTGAGTGATGATACCAAAGAAAAAGGATATAGAATTACCGGAGATGTAGATTTTGATAATGTGAGCAAAAAAGCCAGTTTTATAACACCAGTTCCAGGAGGAGTAGGGCCAATGACTATTGCCATGCTAATGAAAAACACCCTTTTGGCTCGAGAAATGAAACGAGATAAAAATTAA
- the lipB gene encoding lipoyl(octanoyl) transferase LipB, with product MNNKIQLQDLGTKDYKTTWEYQEELFKAIVALKMQNRREELELATPNYFLFVSHPHVYTLGKSGDFSNLLLSEKQLADKGATFYKINRGGDITYHGPGQIVGYPILDLENFFTDIHKYLRFLEESIILTLQEYGLECGRSPGETGVWLGVGTPFARKICAMGVRASRWVTMHGFALNVNTDLGYFDHIIPCGIRGKAVTSLHVELGVEKVDEAKVKASILKHFAALFESEFVS from the coding sequence ATGAACAACAAAATACAACTCCAAGATTTAGGAACCAAAGACTACAAAACAACCTGGGAATACCAAGAAGAATTGTTCAAAGCCATTGTAGCCTTAAAGATGCAAAACCGACGAGAAGAATTGGAGTTAGCCACCCCAAATTACTTTCTTTTTGTAAGCCATCCGCATGTTTACACGCTGGGCAAGAGTGGGGATTTTAGCAACCTACTTTTGTCTGAAAAACAATTGGCAGATAAAGGCGCTACTTTTTATAAAATAAATCGCGGTGGAGACATCACCTACCATGGTCCAGGTCAAATTGTGGGATATCCCATATTGGATCTTGAAAATTTTTTTACAGACATCCATAAATACCTGCGTTTTCTGGAAGAATCTATTATTTTGACCCTACAAGAGTACGGTTTAGAATGTGGCCGTAGTCCAGGAGAAACAGGCGTATGGTTAGGAGTTGGCACCCCCTTTGCCCGCAAAATATGCGCCATGGGCGTACGCGCCTCCCGTTGGGTCACCATGCACGGATTTGCCTTAAATGTAAACACCGATTTGGGCTATTTTGACCATATTATCCCTTGCGGAATTAGAGGTAAAGCAGTTACTTCTTTACATGTAGAACTAGGTGTCGAAAAAGTAGATGAAGCCAAAGTAAAAGCTAGCATCTTGAAACATTTTGCAGCACTTTTTGAAAGTGAATTTGTTTCCTAA
- the lysS gene encoding lysine--tRNA ligase produces the protein MALSEQEIIRREKLQNLRNLGINPYPANLFAVDHTSKQIKESFEEGKKVVVAGRLMSVRDQGKACFAELQDSEGRIQLYVNRDVLCVGEDKTLYNQVFKKLTDLGDFIGIEGELFTTKVGAQCIRVDGFTFLSKTLRPLPLPKVDEDGKVHDAFNDAELRYRMRYVDLTVNQNVKQTFVKRTKLFNAMRGFFNDAGYLEVETPILQSIPGGAAARPFITHHNSLDMPLYMRIANELYLKRLIVGGFDGVYEFSKNFRNEGMDRTHNPEFTAMEIYVAYKDYNWMMEFTENLLEHCAIGVNGTSEATFGEHKINFKAPYARVTMTDSIQHFTGFDISGKTEAELFEAAKAMGIEVDATMGKGKLIDEIFGAKCEGNYIQPTFITDYPKEMSPLCKEHRDNPELTERFELMVCGKEVANAYSELNDPIDQRARFEDQMRLAEKGDDEASGIIDEDFLRALEYGMPPTSGLGIGMDRLMMFLTNNASIQEVLFFPQMRPEKKQITVELEADEKTIVAILEANDNQMEFGLLKIKSELSGKKWDKAMKNLSALGMTEVVVADNGKACRLKG, from the coding sequence ATGGCATTATCCGAACAAGAAATTATCCGTAGAGAAAAACTACAAAACTTACGAAACTTAGGGATTAACCCGTATCCTGCTAATCTTTTTGCTGTAGATCATACTTCCAAACAAATAAAGGAAAGCTTTGAAGAGGGCAAGAAGGTTGTTGTGGCTGGGCGTTTGATGAGTGTTAGAGACCAAGGTAAGGCCTGTTTTGCGGAACTGCAAGATAGCGAGGGACGTATTCAGTTGTACGTGAATCGGGATGTATTGTGTGTTGGAGAGGATAAAACGCTTTATAATCAGGTTTTTAAAAAATTAACGGATCTAGGGGATTTTATTGGTATTGAAGGAGAATTGTTTACCACCAAGGTAGGCGCTCAGTGTATTAGGGTGGATGGGTTTACTTTTTTGAGTAAAACGTTACGTCCGTTGCCGTTGCCAAAAGTGGACGAGGATGGAAAGGTACATGATGCTTTTAACGATGCCGAATTGCGTTATAGAATGCGCTACGTAGATTTGACGGTGAACCAAAACGTAAAGCAAACGTTTGTTAAAAGAACAAAATTGTTCAACGCCATGCGTGGTTTTTTTAACGATGCTGGATATCTTGAGGTCGAAACGCCTATTTTGCAATCCATTCCGGGTGGTGCAGCGGCGCGTCCGTTTATTACGCATCATAACTCTCTTGATATGCCGTTGTATATGCGTATAGCAAATGAGTTATATTTAAAAAGATTAATCGTAGGTGGATTTGATGGGGTGTATGAGTTTTCTAAAAATTTCCGTAACGAGGGAATGGATAGAACACACAATCCAGAATTTACTGCCATGGAAATATATGTAGCCTACAAGGACTACAACTGGATGATGGAGTTTACGGAGAACTTACTGGAACATTGCGCCATTGGTGTAAATGGTACTAGTGAAGCTACTTTTGGAGAACACAAAATCAACTTTAAAGCACCTTATGCTCGTGTGACCATGACGGATTCTATCCAGCATTTTACTGGTTTTGATATTTCTGGCAAAACCGAAGCAGAACTTTTTGAAGCTGCCAAAGCAATGGGAATTGAAGTAGATGCTACCATGGGGAAAGGGAAATTGATTGACGAAATTTTTGGCGCTAAATGCGAAGGAAATTATATTCAGCCTACATTTATCACGGACTATCCAAAGGAGATGTCTCCGCTTTGTAAAGAGCACCGGGATAATCCGGAATTAACGGAGCGTTTTGAATTAATGGTTTGTGGTAAAGAAGTAGCAAATGCTTATTCGGAACTAAATGACCCTATTGATCAAAGAGCTCGTTTTGAGGATCAAATGCGTTTGGCTGAAAAAGGGGATGACGAGGCCTCTGGAATTATTGATGAAGATTTTTTGAGAGCACTAGAATATGGTATGCCACCAACCTCTGGATTAGGGATTGGAATGGATCGTTTGATGATGTTTTTGACTAATAATGCTTCGATTCAAGAAGTATTGTTTTTTCCTCAAATGAGACCAGAGAAAAAACAAATCACGGTAGAGCTTGAAGCAGACGAGAAAACAATTGTAGCCATTCTAGAGGCCAATGACAACCAAATGGAGTTTGGATTGCTCAAAATAAAATCCGAATTAAGCGGTAAAAAATGGGATAAAGCCATGAAAAACCTTTCGGCACTTGGAATGACCGAAGTAGTTGTTGCAGATAATGGCAAGGCATGTAGATTGAAAGGCTAA
- the rluF gene encoding 23S rRNA pseudouridine(2604) synthase RluF: MEENLKRLNKFIGETGYCSRREADKIIAEGRVTINGVVPELGTKVSFKDEVRIDGTLIREKNEKSVYLAFYKPIGIECTTNLEVRNNIVDYINYSKRIFPIGRLDKASEGLIFMTNDGDIVNKILRARNNHEKEYTVTVNKPITDRFIERMGNGVPILDTVTRKCKVEQISKYIFKIILTQGLNRQIRRMCEYLGYEVTALKRIRIINISLDVPVGRYRDLTDAEIKELNALIAPSSKTEEASLPKEEIPRRKTEFIQRNDPRFKNKNDY, translated from the coding sequence ATGGAAGAAAATTTAAAACGTCTTAATAAATTTATAGGAGAAACAGGCTATTGCTCCCGCCGTGAAGCAGACAAAATCATTGCAGAAGGTAGGGTAACCATAAACGGTGTGGTACCAGAGCTTGGAACCAAAGTTTCTTTTAAAGATGAAGTGCGTATTGATGGTACTTTAATTAGAGAAAAAAACGAAAAATCGGTGTATCTTGCTTTTTACAAACCCATTGGTATTGAATGCACCACTAATTTAGAGGTGCGCAATAATATTGTAGATTACATCAATTATTCTAAACGAATTTTCCCAATAGGTAGGCTAGACAAAGCCAGTGAAGGCTTGATTTTTATGACCAATGATGGCGATATTGTGAACAAAATACTTCGGGCCAGAAACAACCACGAAAAAGAATATACCGTAACGGTAAACAAACCCATTACAGATCGTTTTATAGAACGGATGGGCAATGGCGTGCCCATACTAGATACCGTTACCCGAAAATGTAAAGTAGAACAAATCAGTAAATATATTTTTAAAATTATTCTGACTCAGGGTTTAAACCGCCAAATTCGTAGAATGTGTGAATATCTTGGATACGAGGTTACTGCGCTAAAACGCATCCGTATTATAAACATTTCTCTAGATGTTCCGGTGGGGCGTTACCGTGATTTGACCGATGCCGAAATAAAAGAGCTCAATGCACTTATAGCTCCTTCAAGCAAAACAGAAGAAGCAAGTTTACCAAAGGAAGAAATCCCTAGAAGGAAAACCGAGTTTATCCAGAGAAACGATCCTAGGTTTAAAAATAAAAACGATTATTAA
- a CDS encoding alpha/beta hydrolase has protein sequence MKKIVKTIVAKSIGAYINLLSYIAPNKAVQLAYALFSEPREGKFTKDKLPAILQEAETTTHYHHNAHFQTYIWSGNQTVILLVHGWESNASRWENILPYLKKSGSTIIALDGPAHGLSSGKEFNIPQYASFINIVAQKHQPQYIIGHSLGAKTCLYYQATYQNNAIQKMVILGSPSDFKVILHNYIQMLGLNTTIYKGLEKHYKTHFDLNLKDFSGKYFASQITTKGFIAHDISDSIVLFKEAQKIAQHWKEAVLVETNGLGHSMHDAALYTKIAHFLFDSNTFISKK, from the coding sequence ATGAAAAAAATAGTTAAAACAATTGTTGCCAAATCTATTGGAGCCTACATCAATCTACTGAGCTATATCGCTCCAAACAAAGCCGTGCAACTTGCTTATGCGCTTTTTAGCGAACCACGAGAAGGCAAATTTACCAAAGACAAGCTACCTGCTATTTTGCAAGAAGCAGAAACTACTACCCATTACCACCACAACGCCCATTTTCAAACCTATATCTGGAGTGGCAACCAAACCGTTATTTTATTAGTTCATGGCTGGGAAAGCAATGCTTCGCGTTGGGAAAACATTTTGCCTTATTTAAAAAAATCGGGCAGCACCATTATTGCTCTAGATGGACCCGCTCATGGACTCTCTAGCGGAAAAGAATTTAACATCCCTCAATATGCTTCTTTTATAAATATAGTAGCCCAAAAACACCAACCACAATATATAATAGGGCATTCGTTAGGCGCCAAAACCTGCTTATACTACCAAGCTACATACCAAAACAACGCTATCCAAAAAATGGTGATTTTAGGATCTCCGAGTGATTTTAAAGTTATTCTCCACAATTACATCCAGATGCTGGGCTTGAATACTACCATCTACAAAGGTCTCGAAAAGCACTATAAAACCCATTTTGATTTGAACCTAAAGGATTTTTCTGGAAAGTATTTTGCCTCTCAAATTACAACCAAAGGATTTATAGCACATGACATCTCAGACAGCATTGTTTTGTTTAAAGAAGCGCAAAAAATAGCACAACACTGGAAAGAAGCTGTTTTGGTAGAAACAAATGGACTCGGACACAGCATGCATGATGCGGCACTTTATACAAAAATTGCACATTTTTTGTTTGACTCCAACACGTTTATATCCAAAAAATAA
- a CDS encoding zinc ribbon domain-containing protein: MANTKELSVEDKLRAIYDLQLIDSRIDEIRNVRGELPLEVEDLEDEVAGLSTRSEKLKGELEVIEDLIKSKKNAIDEHKEAIKKYTKQQETVRNNREFNSLTKEVEFQELEIQLAEKQIKEMKASIEHKKEVISQSKERLETKSNHLKHKKSELEAILSETAKEEAYLTEKSLEFQSTIEDRLLAAYTRIRTSVRNGLAVVSIERGASAGSFFTIPPQTQVEIASRKKIITDEHSGRILVDSTLAEEEKEKMEKLFSKF, encoded by the coding sequence ATGGCGAATACGAAAGAATTAAGTGTTGAGGACAAGTTAAGAGCAATCTACGATTTACAATTGATTGACTCTAGAATTGACGAAATTAGAAATGTAAGAGGGGAACTTCCTCTTGAGGTGGAAGATCTAGAAGATGAAGTTGCTGGTTTAAGCACTCGTTCGGAGAAATTGAAAGGAGAACTTGAAGTAATTGAAGACCTAATCAAGTCAAAAAAGAATGCAATTGATGAGCACAAAGAAGCCATCAAAAAATATACGAAACAACAAGAAACCGTTCGTAACAACCGAGAATTTAACTCTTTAACCAAAGAAGTAGAATTTCAAGAACTTGAAATTCAATTAGCCGAAAAGCAAATCAAAGAAATGAAGGCTTCGATTGAACACAAAAAAGAAGTTATTTCTCAATCTAAAGAAAGATTAGAAACAAAATCCAACCACTTAAAGCATAAAAAATCGGAGTTAGAGGCCATCTTGTCTGAAACAGCTAAAGAAGAAGCATACTTGACCGAAAAATCACTTGAGTTTCAAAGCACCATTGAAGACAGATTACTTGCAGCGTATACCAGAATAAGAACCAGTGTTCGTAATGGTTTAGCAGTAGTATCTATTGAAAGAGGCGCTTCTGCAGGATCGTTTTTTACGATTCCACCACAAACCCAAGTAGAGATTGCTTCAAGAAAAAAAATCATCACTGACGAACATTCTGGAAGAATTTTGGTAGACAGCACCTTGGCTGAGGAAGAAAAAGAAAAAATGGAAAAATTGTTTTCTAAATTTTAA
- a CDS encoding Nif3-like dinuclear metal center hexameric protein — protein sequence MKIKEILTVLEQMAPLAYAEDFDNVGLLVGNPDVPATGVLVCHDALESVIEEAIVKDCNLIVCFHPILFSGLKKIIGQNYVARAIAKAIRNDIAIYAVHTALDNHPEGVNKIFCDALGLKNAKILIPKQQYIRKLVTYTIAENVLKVREALFEAGAGQIGNYENCSFTSTGTSTYKGGENSNPVIGNRLELIEAQEIKIEVTFEKHLESKILKALFTNHIYEEVAYEVYDLKNTHQNIGLGMLAEFEAPMTEIDFLRLVKDKMGAEGIRHSVLRDTKIQKVAVLGGSGSYAIKNAILAGADAFLTADLKYHQFYEAENSLLLADIGHFESERYTKNYIVDFLRKKILNFAIILSEENTNPVKYL from the coding sequence ATGAAAATAAAAGAAATACTTACCGTTCTTGAGCAAATGGCTCCATTGGCCTATGCCGAAGATTTTGACAACGTAGGGTTATTAGTAGGGAATCCAGATGTGCCAGCCACGGGAGTTTTGGTTTGTCATGATGCCTTAGAGAGTGTAATTGAGGAAGCTATTGTAAAGGATTGCAACCTGATCGTTTGTTTTCATCCTATTTTGTTCTCAGGACTAAAAAAAATAATTGGACAAAATTATGTAGCCCGAGCCATTGCCAAGGCCATACGCAATGACATTGCCATTTATGCTGTTCATACTGCCCTAGACAACCATCCCGAAGGAGTTAACAAAATATTTTGCGACGCCCTTGGCCTCAAAAATGCCAAAATTTTAATCCCAAAACAACAGTACATCCGTAAATTAGTCACCTATACCATTGCCGAAAATGTCCTTAAAGTAAGAGAAGCGCTCTTTGAGGCTGGTGCTGGACAAATCGGAAATTACGAAAACTGCAGCTTTACCTCCACAGGCACTAGTACCTACAAAGGAGGCGAAAACAGCAACCCTGTAATCGGAAACCGTTTGGAACTAATAGAAGCCCAAGAGATAAAGATAGAAGTTACCTTTGAAAAACATTTAGAATCCAAAATTTTAAAAGCACTATTTACCAACCACATTTACGAAGAAGTAGCCTACGAAGTTTATGATTTAAAAAACACCCATCAAAATATTGGCCTCGGAATGCTAGCCGAATTTGAAGCACCCATGACCGAAATAGATTTTTTGCGGTTAGTTAAAGACAAAATGGGCGCCGAGGGCATTCGTCATTCTGTCCTTAGAGATACCAAAATACAAAAAGTTGCCGTATTGGGTGGATCCGGAAGTTATGCCATAAAAAATGCAATTTTGGCTGGAGCCGATGCTTTTTTGACTGCAGATTTAAAATACCATCAGTTTTACGAAGCCGAAAATAGCTTACTTTTGGCAGATATTGGACATTTTGAGAGCGAACGCTATACAAAAAATTATATTGTTGATTTTCTTCGGAAAAAAATCCTTAATTTTGCAATCATTTTATCTGAAGAAAATACAAATCCAGTTAAGTACTTATAG
- the lpxK gene encoding tetraacyldisaccharide 4'-kinase: MKLLRQLLFPFAIIYGWITRIRNFCFDTGILKSYSFDLPVIAVGNLSVGGTGKTPQIEYLIRLLQQDYRVATLSRGYKRESKGFVLADADANARILGDEPFQYYQKFKKIQVAVDANRKNGIEQLLLQKPKPQVILLDDAYQHRKVKAGFYVLLTSYGELYSEDRMLPTGNLREYASGAKRAHVVVVTKCPVGLSEQEQNSIRDKLKLTKEQALFFSTIAYQDSLCSEKTTLMVQDIIQEDKVLVAGIAKPEPFFAHLQTANSVQIRYPDHHHFTTKDILEIKKQSQNKILITTEKDFMRLKDSVLKEQLYYLPISSAFLNNEEAFRAKIKNYVATNVTKPA, encoded by the coding sequence ATGAAGCTACTCCGACAACTACTTTTTCCGTTTGCCATTATATATGGTTGGATCACCCGTATTCGTAATTTTTGTTTTGATACCGGGATTTTAAAATCCTATTCTTTTGATTTGCCAGTGATTGCTGTAGGTAATTTGAGTGTTGGTGGAACCGGAAAAACGCCTCAAATTGAGTATCTAATCCGATTGCTTCAACAGGATTATCGTGTGGCTACTCTAAGCCGGGGTTACAAACGCGAATCCAAAGGTTTTGTGCTTGCGGATGCAGATGCAAATGCCAGAATACTTGGCGATGAGCCCTTTCAATACTATCAAAAATTTAAAAAAATTCAGGTAGCGGTAGATGCCAATCGCAAAAACGGCATAGAGCAATTGCTATTGCAAAAGCCAAAACCACAGGTGATTTTGTTAGATGATGCCTACCAGCACCGCAAGGTAAAAGCGGGTTTTTATGTGTTGCTTACCTCTTATGGAGAGTTGTATTCAGAGGACAGGATGTTGCCTACTGGAAATCTAAGAGAGTATGCCAGTGGTGCCAAACGAGCCCATGTGGTTGTGGTCACTAAATGTCCGGTAGGGCTTTCTGAGCAAGAGCAAAATTCTATAAGAGATAAATTAAAGCTAACCAAAGAACAGGCTTTGTTTTTTAGCACCATTGCATACCAAGATAGTTTGTGTTCTGAAAAAACAACTCTAATGGTGCAGGATATCATCCAAGAAGACAAAGTGCTTGTAGCCGGAATTGCTAAGCCAGAGCCCTTTTTTGCGCACCTACAAACGGCAAATTCGGTGCAAATTCGGTATCCAGACCACCATCATTTTACTACAAAAGACATTTTAGAGATTAAAAAACAATCTCAAAATAAAATACTAATTACGACCGAGAAAGATTTTATGAGGCTAAAAGATAGTGTTCTAAAGGAGCAATTGTATTATTTGCCCATTAGTAGCGCATTTTTAAATAATGAAGAAGCGTTTAGAGCAAAAATAAAAAATTATGTAGCGACCAATGTAACAAAGCCAGCCTAG
- a CDS encoding tetratricopeptide repeat-containing hybrid sensor histidine kinase/response regulator, whose amino-acid sequence MNYFWAFILFFSILMHAQKKEPLDSLSFYTGLAQSSIAKNHYKNAIDYTQKAINYSESKQDSYHKAVQIFQLGKIYYDLKKNNDAADFFNQSIYLFKNLPISSTYSIVYYYLGLVKMKQQNYDVAETCFKKSLSIAKKLNITTYNRAITLQQAIIYKAKGALEKSTVFFNTVISEPTTSKNLETKTEAYYQMGLIEAANKRFNFALSYFKKAYELNSSGQNLEQRLNILLALSTIHERMLEKNKAFAYLKLYLNLKENFEILNNQKLEIDDYENFKKEQRLKSVAQLNKQNAEKERTSKFSKLINILAVALIAILSLLSLSLYKNNIIRNKSNLLLKEKNNELLLAKEKIEKASEARSEFLSTVSHELRTPLNAINGLTHLLLEENPKKSQLHYLSSLKFSANYLATFINEILEINKIEANKTEVENISFNLKKLLEDIQNSLKELAQKNNNHFALSMDPEIPEILRGDPMKISQIFMNLINNALKFTQDGEVFVTAKVKQLSPQKAFLSFVITDTGIGIPENKLETVFESFTQGSTEINRKYGGTGLGLTIVKKLVTILGGKMHLKSTLGTGSAFSFDLELDIEENKNYSTQQTKATDYSALQNKKILIVEDNKINQMITKTMLKNKGVHSVIIDNGEEAMEHLKRHAYDLVLMDVHLPGINGTVATKEIRKFNTITPIIAVTAISLDENREMLLSFGMNDVVTKPFTPEDFYSIILQNLS is encoded by the coding sequence ATGAATTATTTTTGGGCTTTTATCCTGTTTTTCAGCATCTTGATGCATGCACAAAAAAAAGAGCCCTTAGATAGCCTCTCTTTTTATACAGGTTTAGCGCAATCTAGCATTGCAAAAAACCATTACAAAAATGCGATTGATTATACCCAAAAAGCAATTAATTATAGCGAGTCCAAACAAGATTCTTACCACAAAGCGGTACAAATATTTCAATTAGGCAAAATATATTATGATTTAAAAAAAAACAACGATGCAGCCGATTTTTTTAATCAAAGTATTTATTTGTTCAAAAACCTACCCATCTCAAGCACCTACTCCATCGTCTATTATTATTTAGGGTTGGTCAAAATGAAGCAACAAAATTATGATGTTGCAGAAACCTGCTTTAAAAAAAGCTTATCTATTGCCAAAAAACTAAATATAACTACTTATAATCGTGCCATTACGCTGCAGCAAGCAATTATTTATAAAGCAAAAGGAGCTCTCGAAAAAAGCACTGTTTTTTTTAACACCGTAATTTCTGAGCCTACTACCTCCAAAAACTTGGAAACCAAAACCGAAGCCTACTACCAAATGGGTCTCATTGAGGCGGCCAACAAACGATTTAATTTTGCCCTAAGCTATTTCAAGAAAGCCTATGAGTTAAATAGTAGTGGTCAAAATTTAGAACAACGCCTCAACATACTGTTAGCCCTGAGTACTATTCACGAAAGAATGCTCGAAAAAAACAAGGCTTTTGCGTATTTGAAACTCTACTTAAATCTAAAAGAAAATTTTGAAATTTTAAACAATCAAAAATTAGAAATCGATGATTATGAAAATTTTAAAAAAGAACAACGCCTAAAAAGCGTGGCACAATTAAACAAACAAAATGCTGAGAAAGAAAGAACTAGTAAATTCTCTAAACTCATCAATATATTAGCAGTAGCCTTGATTGCTATCTTGTCTTTGTTAAGCCTGTCTTTGTACAAAAATAATATCATCCGAAACAAATCCAACTTGTTGCTCAAAGAAAAAAATAACGAGCTGCTCCTTGCCAAAGAAAAAATAGAAAAAGCCTCCGAGGCCCGATCTGAATTTCTCTCTACAGTAAGCCATGAATTGCGCACTCCCTTGAATGCCATTAATGGATTAACGCATTTGTTGTTAGAAGAAAATCCTAAAAAATCCCAACTGCACTATCTTTCTTCTCTGAAATTTTCTGCAAACTATTTAGCCACATTTATCAACGAAATATTAGAAATAAACAAAATTGAGGCCAATAAAACCGAAGTGGAAAACATTAGTTTTAATCTCAAAAAACTCCTCGAAGATATTCAAAACTCTTTGAAAGAGTTGGCCCAAAAAAACAACAACCACTTTGCGCTTAGTATGGATCCAGAAATTCCAGAAATTTTGAGAGGAGATCCGATGAAAATTTCGCAAATATTCATGAATTTAATAAACAATGCACTCAAATTTACCCAAGATGGAGAGGTGTTTGTTACTGCCAAAGTAAAACAATTGAGTCCGCAAAAAGCTTTTTTATCTTTTGTGATAACAGACACCGGAATAGGAATTCCGGAAAACAAACTAGAAACCGTATTTGAGAGTTTCACGCAAGGATCCACAGAAATAAACCGAAAGTATGGCGGCACAGGCCTGGGGTTGACCATTGTAAAAAAACTAGTGACTATTTTGGGCGGAAAAATGCATTTAAAAAGCACCCTAGGGACAGGATCTGCCTTTTCGTTTGATTTGGAATTGGATATTGAAGAAAACAAAAATTATAGTACCCAACAAACCAAAGCAACGGATTATAGTGCTTTACAAAATAAAAAAATTCTCATTGTGGAAGACAACAAAATCAACCAAATGATCACCAAAACAATGCTCAAAAACAAAGGGGTTCATTCAGTGATAATTGATAACGGCGAGGAGGCCATGGAACACCTAAAACGTCATGCCTATGATTTGGTACTCATGGATGTGCATTTGCCAGGGATTAATGGCACTGTTGCCACCAAGGAAATCCGAAAATTCAATACCATCACCCCGATTATTGCTGTTACGGCAATATCTCTAGACGAAAATAGAGAAATGCTGCTTTCTTTTGGGATGAATGATGTGGTTACCAAACCATTTACTCCCGAAGATTTTTATAGCATTATTTTGCAAAATCTCTCTTAA